tgttattgttttttagaaTGGAACCTGTGACTACTATGACTTTGCCTCTGTGTCAATCACGCCTCGGTGTCAATCTTATTTCTTCATCGCAACTCGTGCTATTTTAGTGGTTGTTAgcatacaaaaacaaaaaaagaacatGAAAATCCTAATTCACTAGGTTAGGTTACCATCCAAACCGTTGtcatcaaaacaacacaacaagCTTCTCAATCCATATCGATCGAAACTCACTTCCAACATTCAGCTTCTAGTATCGTGTCTCCTTCGGATAAATCATTCATATTCATTTTCAGTTTTataatatggaaaatgctaaacagtgcccccgggacactagttaaggatataaatatagaagttttatcttgtaaattgtgcattcaatgttttaatgatgtgaaaagttattctctctcatcattaactttatcatttatttctttttttagtatgcttaactagtacCCCAGGGACACTGTTTAGTATGactcttataatattttttcaaattatctcACTTGaaagttaatttattttaatttatttttgggttgaaacttgaaagttgaaactctAGGCTGTTTGAAAAGTAGGACCCACGAGAATCAGGGAAAGGCATGGAAGCTTGGAATGCTATCTTATCCTTCCCGGATAACAACAGCAAACAACAACACTTCAACCCAAcgcactctctctctctcactcaaaTCAAACACCGGTGGTGAATCAAAATGGCGTTCTCATCTTCCTTATGGTCATCTCTCTTCATTCCAAATCCCAACAAAACCAACCGTTTCTCTACATTCTCTCCTTCTCCCTCTCCCGCCAATCACAAACTCTCAACCACCACATTCGCCATCCCTCCACTCTCAACCGCAACAGCCGCCGACGTTTCCGGCGCAATTGACGGCACAACAATCGCAGTACTAAGCGGCGGCTTCGTTGCCGGTCTCACTGCGCTTGTCTCCCTTACAGACCCTGAGAGACGGAGGCGCGAACAGGCGGAGGAAGTTGGCGGGGACGATAAAAAAGTTGTAAAGGAGTATTTTAACAACGACGGTTTTCAACGGTGGAAGAAGATTTATGGTGATACTGATGATGTTAATAGAGTTCAACGGGATATTAGGGTGGGGCATGCAAAGACTGTGGAGAATGCTTTGATGATGCTGAAAGAAGAAGGATCACTTCAGGGTGTTACTATTTGTGACGCCGGCTGTGGAACCGGTTCTCTCTCGATTCCGTTAGCTAAGGAAGGTGCTGT
This portion of the Trifolium pratense cultivar HEN17-A07 linkage group LG3, ARS_RC_1.1, whole genome shotgun sequence genome encodes:
- the LOC123916033 gene encoding magnesium protoporphyrin IX methyltransferase, chloroplastic is translated as MAFSSSLWSSLFIPNPNKTNRFSTFSPSPSPANHKLSTTTFAIPPLSTATAADVSGAIDGTTIAVLSGGFVAGLTALVSLTDPERRRREQAEEVGGDDKKVVKEYFNNDGFQRWKKIYGDTDDVNRVQRDIRVGHAKTVENALMMLKEEGSLQGVTICDAGCGTGSLSIPLAKEGAVVCASDISAAMVAEAEKQAKEQLVPSALPKFVVSDLESLDGLYDAVVCLDVMIHYPQSKADGMIAHLASLAEKRLILSFAPKTFYYDALKRVGELFPGPSKATRAYLHSEADVENALRKVGWTIKKRGLIATQFYFAKLIEAVPM